The following coding sequences are from one Pseudomonas oryzae window:
- a CDS encoding MFS transporter, whose translation MHSVHPHAGVGEKIRAALAVGKMRWGMLALVFFATTLNYIDRAALGVMQPILAKEMSWSTMDYANINFWFQVGYAVGFLLQGRFIDKIGVKRAFFLAVLLWSLATGAHGLATSAVGFMICRFILGLTEAANYPACVKTTRLWFPAGERALATGIFNAGTNVGAMVTPALLPLILSVWGWQAAFIGMGALGLVWLVFWALKYYNPEEHPSVSKAELEYIQKDVEPEPTKVPFSRILRMRGTWAFAVAYMITAPVFWFYLYWLPPFLNQQYNLGISVTQMGIPLMLIWLTADFGSVGGGILSSFLIGRGVNPIRARLVSMLIFAACICTVVFAAKASGLWMAVLAIALAVGAHQAWTANIWSLVMDYTPKHLMSTVFGFGGMCAAVGGMFMTQIVGYVLTVTNNNYAVLFTIIPTMYFLALTWLYFMAPRKLEQAAE comes from the coding sequence GTGCACTCCGTCCACCCTCATGCGGGTGTCGGCGAGAAGATCCGCGCCGCCCTCGCCGTCGGCAAGATGCGCTGGGGCATGCTGGCCCTGGTGTTCTTCGCCACCACCCTGAACTACATCGACCGCGCCGCTCTCGGCGTCATGCAACCGATCCTCGCCAAGGAGATGAGCTGGTCCACCATGGACTACGCCAACATCAACTTCTGGTTCCAGGTCGGCTATGCGGTCGGTTTCCTGTTGCAGGGCCGCTTCATCGACAAGATCGGCGTCAAGCGCGCCTTCTTCCTAGCCGTGCTGCTGTGGAGCCTGGCCACCGGCGCCCACGGTCTGGCCACTTCAGCGGTCGGCTTCATGATCTGCCGCTTCATCCTCGGCCTGACCGAGGCGGCCAACTACCCGGCCTGCGTGAAGACCACCCGCCTGTGGTTCCCGGCCGGCGAGCGCGCCCTGGCCACCGGCATCTTCAACGCCGGCACCAACGTCGGCGCCATGGTCACCCCGGCCCTGCTGCCGCTGATCCTCTCCGTGTGGGGCTGGCAGGCCGCCTTCATCGGCATGGGCGCACTGGGTCTGGTCTGGCTGGTGTTCTGGGCGCTGAAGTACTACAACCCGGAAGAGCACCCGAGCGTCAGCAAGGCCGAGCTGGAGTACATCCAGAAGGACGTCGAGCCGGAGCCGACCAAGGTGCCCTTCTCGCGCATCCTGCGCATGCGCGGCACCTGGGCCTTCGCCGTAGCCTACATGATCACCGCGCCGGTGTTCTGGTTCTACCTGTACTGGCTGCCGCCGTTCCTCAACCAGCAGTACAACCTGGGCATCAGCGTCACCCAGATGGGCATCCCGCTGATGCTGATCTGGCTGACCGCCGACTTCGGCAGCGTGGGCGGCGGCATCCTGTCGTCCTTCCTGATCGGGCGCGGCGTCAACCCGATCCGCGCGCGCCTGGTTTCCATGCTGATCTTCGCCGCCTGCATCTGCACCGTGGTGTTCGCCGCCAAGGCCAGCGGCCTGTGGATGGCGGTGCTGGCCATCGCCCTGGCCGTGGGTGCCCACCAGGCCTGGACCGCCAACATCTGGAGCCTGGTGATGGACTACACCCCCAAGCACCTGATGAGCACCGTGTTCGGCTTCGGCGGCATGTGCGCGGCGGTCGGAGGCATGTTCATGACCCAGATCGTCGGCTACGTGCTGACCGTCACCAACAACAACTACGCCGTGCTGTTCACCATCATCCCCACCATGTACTTCCTGGCGCTGACCTGGCTGTACTTCATGGCCCCGCGCAAGCTCGAGCAGGCCGCCGAGTGA
- a CDS encoding YMGG-like glycine zipper-containing protein, whose protein sequence is MSRSSSLLVATLLSFACLPALAETISPLHGQSQQTMQADMSACQAQAASAGGSTPSATTSGGGRLRGAAAGAAAGAAAAEIRGREHEEAYERIDDDIKQEYRQSEARDAAAVGMAVGGSRQRQERRQGRREERQGAANASSAYSSCMQQRGYQVTP, encoded by the coding sequence ATGTCCAGATCCTCCTCATTGCTCGTCGCCACACTGCTGTCGTTCGCTTGTCTGCCTGCGCTGGCGGAGACGATAAGCCCCTTGCACGGCCAGTCGCAGCAGACCATGCAGGCCGACATGAGCGCCTGCCAGGCTCAGGCCGCCAGCGCCGGCGGCTCGACCCCCAGCGCCACGACCTCGGGAGGCGGGCGGCTGCGCGGCGCCGCAGCCGGTGCGGCGGCAGGGGCTGCGGCCGCGGAGATCCGCGGTCGTGAGCATGAGGAGGCGTATGAGCGCATCGATGACGACATCAAGCAGGAGTATCGACAGAGCGAGGCCAGGGATGCGGCAGCGGTCGGCATGGCGGTCGGTGGCTCGCGGCAGCGTCAGGAGCGTCGCCAGGGGCGCCGCGAAGAGCGGCAGGGCGCGGCGAACGCTTCGTCCGCGTACAGCAGCTGCATGCAGCAGCGCGGTTATCAGGTCACGCCTTGA